The following coding sequences lie in one Synechococcus sp. PCC 7336 genomic window:
- a CDS encoding AI-2E family transporter, which yields MKLNHWIGFLFLTIALVILWQFRQVVLLIFTAVVLATSINGLVRRIGRRLAIGRKIAVFAAINLLLLACAAFAALVMPPFISQFGQLIQLLPSGFSRLLRAIDRAIDMLERWFPEQDFELLPQFSDILQQVGPVAGQLVGNLFEFFSNSVLTALQLLLVVVLTVMFLSDPKAYRSLTLRLFPATYRPRADSILAECEKALLNWLRGIFFNSIFVATLCAIGLSILGVQFVFANALLAGVFNFIPNIGPVLSSIFPISVALIDSFWQAIGVIILYVVVQNLETYWFSPMVMHRQVSLLPAITLISQLFFTTFFGILGLILALPLAVVSKTWFEEAFVKDVLDKMGQDSKKERSVSKTLPKSPEETDSSVGHFD from the coding sequence GTGAAACTAAATCATTGGATTGGCTTTCTCTTTCTAACGATCGCGTTAGTCATTCTTTGGCAGTTTCGACAGGTGGTCTTGCTGATATTTACAGCAGTAGTACTGGCTACCTCCATCAATGGATTAGTCCGCCGGATCGGGCGAAGACTGGCGATCGGGCGAAAGATTGCAGTGTTTGCGGCAATTAATCTATTATTGCTGGCTTGTGCTGCCTTTGCTGCTTTGGTTATGCCTCCCTTTATCTCTCAATTTGGACAATTAATTCAACTCCTCCCCTCTGGCTTTAGTCGACTCCTAAGGGCGATCGATCGGGCGATCGATATGCTAGAACGCTGGTTTCCAGAGCAAGATTTCGAACTCCTGCCTCAATTCTCCGACATCCTTCAACAAGTTGGGCCAGTGGCAGGGCAATTGGTTGGAAATCTGTTCGAATTTTTCTCGAACTCGGTCCTAACTGCATTGCAATTACTATTGGTCGTCGTACTGACAGTGATGTTTCTATCCGATCCTAAAGCCTATCGAAGCTTGACATTACGACTATTTCCTGCAACTTACCGGCCGCGAGCAGATTCGATTCTGGCCGAATGCGAAAAAGCTTTGCTCAATTGGCTCCGAGGTATATTTTTTAATTCGATTTTTGTGGCAACTCTATGTGCAATAGGTCTTTCTATTTTAGGCGTTCAATTTGTCTTTGCTAATGCTCTTTTGGCTGGTGTCTTTAATTTTATTCCCAATATTGGCCCCGTATTGAGCTCCATCTTTCCGATTTCAGTTGCACTCATTGATTCCTTTTGGCAGGCGATCGGCGTCATTATCCTCTATGTAGTCGTTCAAAATCTAGAAACCTATTGGTTCAGTCCGATGGTTATGCACCGGCAAGTCTCTTTACTTCCTGCGATAACTTTAATTTCGCAACTATTCTTTACGACATTTTTTGGGATTTTAGGATTAATTTTAGCGCTCCCCTTAGCAGTAGTCAGCAAAACTTGGTTTGAAGAAGCATTCGTAAAAGATGTCTTGGATAAAATGGGGCAAGACTCTAAAAAGGAGAGGTCTGTCAGCAAGACATTACCTAAATCTCCTGAGGAGACAGATTCTTCTGTAGGGCACTTCGATTGA
- the hypD gene encoding hydrogenase formation protein HypD, translating to MKFIDEYRDADSIRHSATEIGQLLTQPRTLMEICGGQTHAILHYGLQKLLPEGLSLVHGPGCPVCVTPVELIDKALALAARPEITFCSFGDMLRVPGSDRDLLSVKADGGDVRIVYSPLDALELARQHPDRQVVFFAIGFETTAPTTGMAAYRAKRESLHNFSLLVAHVRVPPAMSAILSSPHNRVQGFLAAGHVCTVMGYREYEAIAKRFHIPIVVTGFEPLDIMQGIYLCLRQLEAGRAEVENQYRRSVRVAGNESAQQLLREVFEWVPRHWRGIGLIPDSGLGLRSAYAEFDAERRFDLVLPTGREGSDCIAGEILQGVKSPLECPEFGRRCTPEHPLGAPMVSSEGACAAYFRYRQHPALLEPQ from the coding sequence ATGAAATTTATCGACGAGTATCGCGACGCCGACTCAATTCGGCACTCTGCAACTGAGATTGGGCAACTGCTGACTCAGCCGAGAACCCTGATGGAAATTTGCGGAGGACAAACCCACGCGATTTTGCACTACGGCCTCCAGAAGCTTTTGCCAGAGGGACTTTCACTAGTTCACGGTCCCGGCTGCCCGGTCTGCGTTACGCCCGTCGAGTTAATCGATAAAGCCCTTGCCCTTGCGGCTCGCCCAGAGATAACCTTCTGCTCGTTTGGGGATATGTTGCGGGTTCCGGGCAGCGATCGCGATTTACTCTCAGTTAAAGCTGATGGCGGCGATGTCCGCATCGTCTATTCCCCCCTCGATGCATTAGAATTGGCCCGCCAGCATCCCGACCGGCAAGTGGTCTTTTTTGCCATTGGCTTCGAGACCACTGCCCCCACCACTGGCATGGCAGCTTACCGAGCCAAACGGGAAAGCCTGCACAATTTCTCATTACTGGTGGCCCACGTTCGCGTTCCTCCAGCGATGTCGGCCATTCTGTCTTCTCCCCACAATCGCGTACAGGGATTTCTGGCCGCAGGTCACGTCTGTACGGTCATGGGCTATCGAGAATACGAGGCGATCGCCAAACGCTTTCACATTCCCATTGTGGTCACGGGGTTCGAACCCCTGGATATTATGCAAGGGATTTATCTGTGCCTGCGCCAATTAGAGGCAGGGCGAGCAGAGGTAGAGAACCAATATCGGCGATCGGTGCGCGTGGCAGGCAATGAGTCAGCCCAACAGTTGCTACGAGAAGTGTTCGAGTGGGTTCCCCGTCACTGGCGCGGAATCGGGCTCATTCCCGATAGCGGTCTGGGGCTGCGATCGGCTTATGCAGAGTTCGATGCGGAGCGGCGCTTCGACCTAGTTTTGCCAACTGGCCGAGAGGGATCGGACTGCATTGCTGGAGAGATTTTGCAGGGGGTAAAATCGCCGCTCGAATGCCCGGAATTTGGCAGACGCTGTACCCCCGAACATCCCTTAGGTGCCCCAATGGTTTCCTCGGAGGGGGCCTGTGCTGCCTACTTTCGATACCGCCAACACCCCGCACTGCTCGAACCGCAATAA
- the hypE gene encoding hydrogenase expression/formation protein HypE yields the protein MDSSFNFACPLPYERHSKVMLAHGSGGKLMHQLVDRLFLPTFQATETPPHDAAVFESPGQKIAFTTDSFVVDPLFFPGGDIGSLAVNGTVNDLAMAGARPLYLSAGFILEEGLPLDRLARVVQSMQQAANKARVRIITGDTKVVERGKGDGMFINTTGVGVVECETEIGPQKVQPGDLILLNGDIARHGIAVMSVREGLEFEAAIASDSAPLAGEVLELLAAGVEIHCLRDLTRGGLASALNEIAIARGIAIEIDEDTIPVREEVRGACEILGLDPLYVANEGRFIAFVAPGSADLALSILNRHALQDPSVSTGNCPLPAKSIGTAIDSTFPRVVAKNAIGSGRLIDMLSGDLLPRIC from the coding sequence ATGGACAGTTCTTTCAACTTTGCTTGTCCCCTGCCGTACGAACGGCACTCCAAAGTGATGCTGGCCCACGGGAGTGGCGGCAAACTCATGCACCAGCTCGTCGATCGCCTGTTTTTGCCCACCTTTCAAGCTACCGAAACGCCCCCGCACGATGCTGCCGTTTTCGAGAGTCCCGGCCAGAAAATTGCCTTCACCACAGATTCATTCGTGGTCGACCCGCTGTTTTTCCCCGGCGGAGATATCGGCTCGCTAGCCGTGAACGGTACCGTCAACGATCTGGCCATGGCGGGGGCGCGTCCGCTCTATCTCAGCGCAGGATTCATTCTGGAAGAAGGACTGCCCCTCGATCGCCTCGCGCGGGTGGTGCAGTCGATGCAGCAGGCGGCGAACAAAGCCCGAGTTCGGATTATTACTGGCGATACAAAAGTTGTGGAGAGAGGTAAAGGGGATGGCATGTTTATCAATACCACTGGGGTTGGGGTGGTCGAATGCGAGACAGAAATTGGCCCTCAAAAAGTCCAGCCGGGGGATCTGATTTTGCTCAACGGAGATATTGCTCGCCACGGAATTGCCGTGATGTCAGTTCGGGAGGGGTTGGAGTTCGAGGCCGCGATCGCCAGTGATTCTGCACCGCTGGCTGGCGAGGTGTTGGAATTGCTGGCTGCTGGCGTCGAAATTCACTGCCTGCGCGATCTGACGCGAGGGGGATTGGCAAGTGCTCTCAACGAAATCGCGATCGCCCGAGGGATCGCGATTGAAATTGATGAAGACACGATTCCGGTGCGGGAAGAGGTGAGGGGAGCGTGCGAAATTCTGGGGCTCGACCCGCTTTATGTGGCGAATGAAGGGCGATTTATTGCCTTCGTGGCACCTGGCTCAGCAGACCTAGCGCTTTCTATTTTGAATCGACATGCCCTCCAAGATCCTTCAGTTTCAACGGGCAATTGCCCTCTGCCAGCAAAGTCGATCGGCACGGCGATCGACTCAACCTTCCCTAGGGTTGTGGCGAAGAATGCCATAGGCAGTGGCAGGCTTATCGATATGCTCAGTGGAGATTTGCTGCCGCGCATTTGCTAA
- a CDS encoding GNAT family N-acetyltransferase yields the protein MSFWKNLFTPSLSTNGSGPAVANGSARRTLDGAGAAPPPPRIFLSNNRDIDLYELEELCDAVGWARRPIRKVKKAIQHSFLVVTMWREQGNYRRLIGFARATSDHTFNATVWDVVLHPDYQNKGLGKALMQRVIDDLRSQDISNITLFADPDVVGFYEHLGFNPDPDGIKGMFWYPDS from the coding sequence ATGAGTTTCTGGAAAAATCTTTTTACCCCATCCCTCTCAACCAACGGTTCCGGCCCAGCAGTTGCAAATGGTTCCGCCAGAAGGACGCTCGACGGAGCGGGGGCGGCACCGCCACCGCCACGGATTTTTCTCAGCAACAATCGCGATATCGATTTATACGAACTGGAAGAGCTCTGCGATGCTGTCGGTTGGGCGCGTCGGCCCATTCGCAAAGTCAAAAAGGCGATTCAGCATAGTTTTTTAGTGGTCACCATGTGGCGAGAGCAGGGCAACTATCGCCGCTTAATTGGCTTTGCCCGCGCCACCTCCGACCACACCTTTAATGCCACGGTGTGGGATGTGGTGTTGCATCCCGACTATCAAAATAAAGGGTTGGGCAAAGCACTGATGCAGCGGGTGATTGACGATTTGCGATCGCAAGACATCAGCAACATCACCCTATTTGCCGACCCCGATGTGGTGGGGTTCTACGAGCATCTCGGCTTTAACCCCGATCCCGACGGTATCAAAGGCATGTTTTGGTATCCCGATAGCTAA
- a CDS encoding triacylglycerol lipase, giving the protein MSLPTVILPGFFASAEEYLPLQQALAAEGHPTRTVPLTLRSWLPTLGGRPMTPILEALQATIAATQQEFNAPQVNLIGHSAGGWIARIYLGSEPYCDRLWAGLPNVASLITLGTPHLSQERWTRWNLDFVNTTYPGAFHPELKYVCVAGRSTLGRKAPWWQPHNWNGAEWLAYSSYQLTAGNGNLWGDGITPITAAHLDGATNLTIAGAYHSPRGDRFWYGSPEARRQWLQYLQ; this is encoded by the coding sequence ATGTCCCTTCCCACTGTTATCCTGCCGGGATTTTTTGCCAGCGCGGAGGAATACCTACCGCTGCAGCAGGCGTTAGCAGCCGAAGGCCATCCCACCCGCACGGTGCCGCTGACACTGCGCAGTTGGCTGCCGACGCTGGGGGGACGCCCCATGACCCCCATTCTGGAGGCATTGCAGGCCACGATCGCCGCGACTCAACAGGAATTCAACGCGCCGCAGGTGAACTTAATCGGCCACTCGGCGGGAGGCTGGATAGCTCGTATTTATCTGGGCAGCGAGCCCTATTGCGATCGCCTTTGGGCCGGACTTCCGAATGTTGCCAGCCTGATTACCCTGGGCACCCCCCACCTCAGCCAAGAACGCTGGACCCGTTGGAATCTCGATTTCGTCAACACCACTTATCCCGGTGCCTTTCACCCCGAACTGAAATACGTCTGCGTTGCCGGACGCTCTACCCTGGGGCGCAAAGCCCCTTGGTGGCAGCCGCACAACTGGAATGGAGCGGAATGGCTAGCCTACTCTAGCTACCAACTCACCGCCGGGAACGGCAATCTCTGGGGAGATGGCATTACCCCCATTACCGCCGCCCACCTCGACGGGGCCACCAACCTCACAATCGCAGGAGCCTACCATTCCCCTCGGGGCGATCGCTTTTGGTACGGTTCCCCAGAGGCTCGCCGCCAGTGGTTACAATACCTGCAATGA
- a CDS encoding Ig-like domain-containing protein: MNGAISIANADIAAINSRLTGISIASILPVRMEFEPARTVLINNFATLQTDIQQALSTIAPGSPLLAPSSLDGVYVSAPIQSSQAGEITAFTVDRNGRESQANRIYSGTNDLIFGGIDEAGVSGGNDTLRGASGDDLFIGGLGADLHDGGAGEDTVSYLRSASGVTVDLQGTGLGGQAAGDTYISIENILGSPNADTITGNGANNTIIGFEGNDVLDGGGGDDILFGYVGNDELDGGEGTDTAVFSDIFDNYEFQLSADGQTITAIHSGGSGIDGTDTLTNIEFGQFQDRNVSLSGIDLTFVIDATGSMFDDIAAVQSQVTQIIQQTAENVPFTRFSLVTYRDPGQTQTDSPFTADTSQIISAINNISVGGGGDFPEGVNSGLLHALRNEQGLGPWRPSPTPRSIILIGDAPARDTELRSEVIALANSETISIDETILLSSTSTLALASSFATATATSEPTLLPVQPVTIFPIAIGGNSQTLADFQEIATATGGTLLTAVNASDIVSVLLDAIEQATQFPIALPDFATTTSTDITLLDLLANDSDPNGDSLSLVEIEGIAIVPGAEILISSGALLSVNSDGTVTYNPNNQFNELAEGEIFSDTFTYTITDGNGTDSALATIEIAGTLPLILGTEELETLAGTSEGERLDGLGGDDTLKGFGGNDLILGGDGDDSLKGGSGTDKLMGASGADSLDGGDGDDLLQGGSENDFLRGGQGNDTLEGGEGNDELMDTQGDDVLDGGNGLDTLKGGLDNDSLLGGNDDDILLGNSGNDTLVGGAGNDQLTGGQDADLFVLAAGEGKDTVVDFRIAQNDRFGLSGDLAFEQLIFTASTASSGTDILFADEILATVENITISALNNAELFVTL; this comes from the coding sequence TTGAACGGAGCGATCTCAATTGCCAATGCCGACATTGCTGCAATTAACAGCCGACTTACGGGGATATCAATTGCCAGTATTCTTCCAGTGCGGATGGAATTTGAGCCCGCTAGGACAGTCCTAATCAATAACTTTGCCACACTCCAAACAGACATTCAACAGGCTCTAAGTACAATCGCCCCTGGCAGTCCTTTGCTCGCACCATCGTCACTGGATGGAGTGTATGTTTCTGCTCCTATACAATCTAGCCAAGCTGGCGAGATAACAGCTTTCACTGTCGATCGCAACGGTAGAGAAAGCCAAGCTAACCGGATCTATAGCGGAACCAATGATTTAATCTTTGGAGGCATTGATGAAGCAGGGGTCAGTGGCGGGAACGACACACTGAGAGGAGCGAGTGGAGACGATCTATTTATTGGCGGATTGGGCGCAGACCTTCACGATGGAGGCGCTGGCGAAGATACCGTCAGCTATCTGCGCAGTGCTTCAGGTGTAACAGTCGATCTGCAAGGCACTGGTTTGGGAGGACAGGCTGCAGGCGATACTTACATCTCAATTGAAAATATTCTCGGCAGTCCCAACGCAGACACCATTACGGGTAACGGAGCCAACAATACAATTATTGGATTTGAGGGAAATGATGTCTTGGACGGAGGCGGAGGAGACGATATCCTCTTTGGCTATGTGGGAAATGATGAACTTGATGGTGGAGAAGGAACTGACACCGCTGTTTTTTCAGATATCTTCGACAACTACGAATTTCAACTCTCTGCCGACGGTCAAACCATTACCGCTATCCATTCAGGTGGATCTGGAATTGATGGCACAGATACATTAACTAATATTGAATTCGGACAGTTTCAAGATCGAAATGTATCGCTATCGGGCATCGATCTCACGTTTGTCATTGACGCCACTGGCAGCATGTTTGACGACATTGCAGCCGTTCAAAGCCAAGTCACCCAAATCATCCAACAAACTGCCGAAAACGTCCCATTCACCCGATTTTCGCTCGTCACCTACCGAGATCCGGGACAAACCCAAACCGATTCGCCCTTCACCGCCGACACGAGCCAAATCATCTCGGCCATCAATAACATATCGGTTGGGGGAGGAGGAGACTTTCCCGAAGGCGTCAATTCTGGCTTACTACATGCACTGCGCAACGAGCAAGGGCTGGGGCCTTGGAGGCCGAGTCCGACACCCCGCTCAATTATCCTGATTGGAGATGCTCCCGCCAGAGATACGGAATTGAGAAGTGAGGTGATTGCCCTCGCCAATAGCGAAACCATCTCAATCGATGAAACGATCCTTCTCTCATCCACCAGCACTCTGGCACTAGCGAGCTCTTTTGCGACAGCGACGGCAACTTCAGAACCCACCCTTTTGCCCGTGCAGCCCGTCACAATTTTTCCGATCGCCATTGGAGGCAACTCCCAAACTCTGGCCGATTTTCAAGAAATCGCCACAGCTACTGGCGGCACGTTGCTGACAGCCGTCAATGCTTCAGACATCGTTTCGGTCTTATTAGACGCGATCGAACAAGCGACCCAATTCCCAATCGCCCTGCCAGATTTCGCCACCACTACTTCTACAGACATCACGCTCCTCGACCTGCTTGCTAATGATAGCGATCCGAATGGCGATTCCTTATCTTTAGTTGAGATTGAAGGAATTGCGATTGTGCCCGGTGCCGAGATCCTCATATCTTCGGGGGCATTGCTATCTGTCAATAGCGATGGCACAGTTACCTACAACCCCAACAATCAATTTAACGAGCTCGCCGAAGGAGAGATCTTCTCCGATACATTTACCTACACCATCACTGATGGCAATGGAACAGATTCAGCTCTAGCAACGATTGAGATTGCGGGCACGCTCCCTCTCATTCTGGGGACCGAAGAGTTGGAAACGCTAGCGGGTACATCCGAGGGCGAGCGTCTTGATGGGTTAGGAGGGGACGATACTCTGAAAGGGTTTGGCGGGAACGACCTCATACTAGGGGGTGACGGCGACGATAGCCTTAAAGGGGGAAGCGGCACCGACAAGTTGATGGGCGCTAGTGGTGCTGATTCGCTCGATGGCGGTGACGGCGACGATCTGTTGCAAGGGGGAAGCGAGAACGATTTTCTCCGAGGCGGTCAAGGCAACGACACACTAGAGGGTGGCGAAGGGAATGACGAACTGATGGATACTCAAGGCGATGATGTCTTAGATGGCGGTAATGGTTTGGATACCCTCAAAGGTGGCCTGGATAATGACAGCCTGTTAGGAGGAAATGATGATGACATTCTGTTGGGTAATAGCGGTAACGATACGTTGGTAGGGGGCGCAGGGAACGACCAGTTAACTGGCGGTCAGGATGCCGATCTATTCGTGCTGGCGGCAGGTGAAGGTAAAGATACAGTTGTTGATTTCCGCATCGCTCAAAACGATCGCTTCGGCTTGTCAGGGGATCTCGCGTTCGAGCAGCTTATCTTCACTGCTTCTACAGCCAGTAGCGGTACTGACATCCTCTTTGCCGACGAAATTCTGGCAACTGTCGAGAATATCACTATCTCAGCGCTCAACAATGCCGAGCTGTTCGTCACTCTCTAG
- a CDS encoding RNA helicase codes for MTSAVTPSLQELFPFELDDFQTEAIAALDRNQSVVVCAPTGSGKTLVGEYAIYRAMSLGRRVFYTTPLKALSNQKFRDFGQQFGVENVGLLTGDVSINRDAPVVVMTTEIFRNMLYGTAIGEVGTSLEGVQAVILDECHYMNDRQRGTVWEESIVYCPPSIQLAALSATVANSGQLTDWLNAVHGPTVLVDSDYRPVPLEFSFVNSKGMFPLLEEKDGKIVGNSRLKTRRPQKLQRRDQRPQGPDIARVVEHLRSRDMLPAIYFIFSRRGCDSAIATLGDADLLTSATEREALKAQIDRFCRETPEAIRTQQLEPLYRGIAAHHAGILPAWKALIEALFQQGLIKIVFATETLAAGINMPARTTVISSLSKRTDDGHRLLTASEFLQMSGRAGRRGKDEIGYVVTVQSPFEGAREAAYLATSEADPLVSQFTPSYGMVLNLLQTHSLERTKELIERSFGQYLLSLQALPQQVEVQSLQAELDKIDNALEGITEAHLQDYQKLQGRLREERRILKYLKKHSESTDAPELLAQQERLEAVYTQMNANPVSRFPKPVKLIRMQEKRQRLERKLQQQSKATGRPQQQRWLEFLALADVLTEFKHLQDYKPNMMGEIAAAIRGDNELWLALALESGRLDDLDPHHLAGAIAALITEKPRSGTFTRFHTSDIVEDVLYALRRVRRRLFRTQREHQVFMPVWLEYKLAGLVEQWTLGVTWEALTAGTNLDEGDLVRLLRRTLDLLSQIPHIPHIPGEIKDNARRAAIAIDRFPISEVL; via the coding sequence GTGACTTCTGCCGTAACGCCCAGCCTGCAAGAACTCTTTCCCTTCGAGTTAGACGATTTCCAAACCGAGGCGATCGCCGCCCTCGATCGCAACCAGTCCGTGGTGGTCTGCGCCCCCACGGGGTCCGGCAAAACCCTGGTGGGGGAATACGCCATTTATCGGGCCATGTCGCTGGGTCGGCGGGTCTTCTACACCACTCCCCTCAAGGCCCTCTCGAACCAGAAATTTCGGGATTTCGGCCAGCAGTTTGGCGTCGAGAACGTCGGCCTGCTGACGGGGGATGTTTCGATTAATCGGGATGCGCCAGTGGTGGTGATGACCACCGAAATTTTCCGCAATATGCTCTACGGCACGGCGATCGGCGAGGTGGGTACCTCCCTCGAAGGGGTGCAGGCGGTGATATTGGACGAATGCCACTACATGAACGACCGACAGCGGGGCACCGTTTGGGAGGAATCGATCGTCTACTGCCCCCCCTCCATCCAACTGGCTGCTCTCTCCGCCACCGTCGCCAATAGCGGACAGTTGACCGACTGGCTGAATGCAGTCCACGGCCCGACTGTGCTAGTCGATTCCGACTACCGCCCCGTACCGCTGGAGTTTAGCTTCGTCAACAGCAAAGGGATGTTCCCGCTGTTGGAGGAAAAAGATGGCAAAATTGTGGGCAATTCCCGGCTGAAAACCCGCCGCCCGCAGAAATTGCAGCGCCGAGACCAGCGCCCGCAAGGGCCGGACATTGCCCGTGTGGTCGAGCACCTGCGCAGCCGCGACATGTTGCCTGCCATCTACTTTATTTTCAGCCGCCGAGGCTGCGACTCGGCGATCGCCACGTTAGGAGATGCCGATCTGCTCACCTCCGCAACGGAACGAGAAGCCCTGAAAGCGCAAATCGATCGCTTCTGTCGCGAAACCCCCGAAGCCATCCGCACCCAACAACTGGAACCCCTCTATCGCGGCATCGCCGCCCACCATGCCGGTATACTCCCCGCCTGGAAAGCCCTGATCGAAGCACTGTTTCAGCAGGGGCTGATCAAAATCGTCTTCGCCACCGAGACCTTGGCGGCAGGTATCAACATGCCCGCCCGCACCACCGTGATTTCTTCCCTATCCAAACGCACGGATGACGGCCACCGCCTGCTCACCGCCTCCGAGTTCTTGCAAATGTCCGGGCGGGCGGGGCGCAGAGGTAAAGATGAGATCGGTTATGTGGTCACCGTCCAAAGCCCCTTCGAAGGAGCCCGCGAAGCTGCCTATCTAGCTACCTCCGAGGCCGATCCGCTGGTGAGCCAATTCACCCCCAGCTACGGCATGGTGCTTAACCTACTGCAAACCCATTCGCTGGAACGGACGAAGGAGCTAATCGAACGTAGCTTCGGTCAATACCTGCTCTCATTACAGGCATTGCCCCAGCAAGTCGAAGTGCAATCTCTGCAGGCAGAACTGGACAAAATCGACAATGCTCTGGAAGGCATCACGGAAGCCCACTTGCAGGACTATCAAAAGCTGCAGGGTCGCCTGCGGGAAGAGCGCCGCATTCTCAAATACCTCAAAAAACACAGCGAATCGACAGACGCCCCCGAACTGTTGGCCCAACAGGAACGCCTCGAAGCCGTTTACACCCAAATGAACGCCAATCCGGTGTCCCGCTTTCCCAAACCCGTCAAGTTAATTCGCATGCAGGAGAAGCGCCAGCGACTCGAACGCAAACTCCAACAGCAGTCGAAAGCCACCGGACGCCCACAGCAGCAACGCTGGCTGGAATTTTTAGCCTTAGCCGATGTGCTGACGGAATTCAAACACCTACAAGACTACAAGCCCAACATGATGGGGGAAATTGCCGCTGCCATTCGCGGCGATAACGAACTGTGGTTGGCGCTGGCCCTGGAGTCGGGTCGATTGGACGATCTGGACCCCCATCACTTGGCAGGGGCGATCGCCGCCTTGATTACCGAAAAACCGCGATCGGGCACCTTCACCCGCTTCCACACCTCCGACATCGTTGAAGATGTGTTGTACGCGCTGCGACGGGTGCGCCGCCGCCTATTCCGCACCCAGCGGGAACATCAGGTCTTTATGCCCGTTTGGCTAGAGTACAAGTTGGCCGGTTTAGTGGAACAGTGGACCTTGGGGGTGACCTGGGAAGCACTAACAGCGGGCACGAATTTAGACGAGGGAGACTTAGTCCGGCTGTTGCGCCGCACCCTCGATCTGCTCAGTCAGATCCCCCACATCCCTCACATTCCCGGCGAGATTAAGGACAACGCCCGCCGAGCTGCGATCGCGATCGATCGCTTTCCCATTAGCGAAGTTCTCTGA
- a CDS encoding IS4 family transposase yields MQDWVSQEINPIHFADLRHAKRLGQIVTDLSEQPTASVPQASGNASVAQGTYRFWANPKVSTSSILDSHRDGVVRRALTGKTVLAIQDTTDFDFTTHPQTEGLGFINQSHQQGIKVHSCFAVSGEGEPLGLLSQFIWNRKQRRGKKEKRSVTPIEQKESYRWIATLAAVERELAGQEQVVHIGDREADIFELFAHPRADNRELLIRARHNRKLSHELGKFIPTLEQAPVLGAMSLQVQRNPKRAARIAQLQVRAMAVTLEVPSHHLKAASLEPVRLNAIFVEETVPPDDGAQPIRWFLLTSLPVESFEQVCQCIRWYSYRWLIERFHFTLKSGCGIEQLQLQSYERLLKALATYNVVAWRLMWLTYRARLTPQASCELVLQPAEWRLLRRKFVPKSRSQKPPTLQQAMLWIARLGGFLARKGDGNPGLKTLWRGLTKLHHLLEGAQLASQS; encoded by the coding sequence ATGCAAGATTGGGTCAGCCAAGAAATCAACCCGATCCACTTCGCCGATTTGCGACATGCAAAGCGGTTGGGGCAGATCGTCACAGACTTGAGTGAGCAGCCCACAGCGAGCGTGCCTCAGGCGAGTGGGAATGCCTCAGTGGCCCAAGGAACCTATCGATTTTGGGCCAACCCGAAGGTGAGCACGAGCAGCATTCTGGACAGTCATCGTGATGGAGTGGTCAGGCGGGCCCTCACGGGCAAGACGGTGCTGGCCATTCAAGACACAACGGATTTCGACTTCACCACTCACCCCCAGACCGAAGGGCTGGGCTTCATCAATCAAAGCCATCAACAGGGAATCAAAGTCCACAGTTGTTTTGCGGTGAGCGGCGAGGGAGAACCCTTAGGTCTGTTGAGTCAATTCATCTGGAATCGCAAACAGCGGCGCGGGAAGAAAGAAAAACGCTCAGTGACTCCCATCGAGCAAAAGGAAAGCTATCGCTGGATAGCAACTCTCGCAGCCGTAGAGCGAGAGCTCGCGGGCCAAGAGCAAGTGGTTCATATTGGCGATCGAGAAGCAGACATCTTCGAACTGTTTGCCCATCCCCGTGCGGACAACAGGGAGTTACTCATCCGCGCAAGGCACAATCGCAAACTTAGCCACGAGCTGGGCAAGTTCATCCCCACCCTCGAACAAGCCCCAGTCTTGGGAGCGATGAGCCTGCAAGTGCAGCGTAATCCCAAGCGAGCGGCCCGCATTGCCCAGTTGCAGGTGCGGGCGATGGCGGTGACGCTGGAGGTGCCATCGCATCACCTCAAAGCCGCGAGCTTAGAGCCCGTGCGCCTCAATGCCATCTTCGTGGAAGAAACCGTCCCCCCTGATGATGGCGCTCAGCCGATTCGCTGGTTTCTGCTGACCAGCTTGCCAGTTGAGAGCTTCGAGCAGGTCTGTCAGTGCATCCGCTGGTATAGCTACCGCTGGCTGATTGAGCGGTTTCACTTCACCCTCAAAAGTGGCTGTGGCATCGAACAGCTCCAACTGCAAAGCTATGAGCGCTTGCTCAAGGCTCTGGCAACCTACAACGTTGTAGCTTGGCGATTGATGTGGCTGACCTACCGCGCTCGACTCACCCCGCAAGCCTCCTGTGAGCTCGTTTTACAGCCTGCTGAATGGCGGCTGTTACGACGCAAGTTTGTGCCGAAAAGTCGCTCTCAAAAGCCACCCACTCTGCAACAGGCAATGCTGTGGATTGCTCGATTGGGAGGCTTCTTGGCTCGCAAGGGCGATGGCAACCCTGGATTGAAGACGCTTTGGCGAGGGCTGACCAAACTCCACCATTTGCTTGAAGGGGCTCAACTGGCTTCTCAAAGCTAG